The Cynocephalus volans isolate mCynVol1 chromosome 12, mCynVol1.pri, whole genome shotgun sequence sequence ATGAGAGGGTGTGCATGTGCCTATGTGTACAAATGGTCTACCTTTGACCTTCATGAGGGTCAGAACACCAGACCATTGCAAATCCCCGAATGGATCGGTCCTGCCACAGCATTTCACACTTCCACGtcacaagcagaagaaaacaacaCTTCTGCATGGGGATGTGGACGTTGGGCTGCAGATGACAGTAGGAGGCAGCATTCCCCTTCCCTCACCCAAGACAGACACTGCTAATCAATCGCAGCACTCTTCCACGCTGTGCCTGGAGAATCCATTCTGGGGCTTGAAGGCAGACACTACCAATAAATTGGAGAGGGCACATGATAGGAGACTTTTGCCATCTCTTTTTTTGGGCAATGAGCTTGGATCACTCACCAAGTTAAGTGGCCTGCTCCAAGCATGTGGTTTTCAAATTTGGGccatagaaaaatgcaaatttgtaGGGGTCATGGACCTTCTGGGGTTGCCCATGAATAGTCCAAACCTCATGTGAAGTCCACGAGTAGCAGGGATTTGCTAATTGTTGAGCTGGATGCTCTGTGTCCATGTAAAGCTTCTTGAGGGCCAAGACTAATGTGTTTGTTCAATGCTCTGTCCACAAGACCTAGAATTGGACCTAgaatatagtagatgctcaataaatatttgttgactataAAGCAACAGCCACGTTACCTTCACCACAACTGGCACTGCCAGTTAAAAATTTCTGCCCCAAAGCCTATTCTATCAGACTGCTAATTCTGGTGAAAAAATTGCTACAATCAGCTCTCTccttgggttaaaaaaaaaaagcatcacaTTTCTTTAGTGCAAAGGACTTTCGGGTTGATTGAAATTAGTTTGGAATTAGTCCCTTGCAAAGATACATATTTCTAAATGCAGTAGCAACCTACTTATTTCTAGCAGAGTCTGAAGGATGGTGGCATCCGTACACATCACAATGGTTGTCATCACACGACTCCACGAGAGGTTAGTGAGGAGAACACTCATGCCCCCAATGAGCTGCAGCAGGTAAAGCATGAAACAGATTTCTTCTGGAAAGACATTAGAATTTTGTTGCCACAAAAAGAAATCTATACAGAGACTGTGtttaaataactataaataaaattaattagaatTTATGGAATGCACAATTCATGGAATTCACCAGAACACAAAGAAACCTTTGAGACAGTGTTGCAGTATTCACGTCTAGAAACAAGGACAACCCATCTATTCCCCTGCAAAGACAGCAGTCCTTCCCTATGAAGGATTTTAAATAATTCTCACTATGCTGCTCGCAGCATCTCcccaaagaaatattaatttacaaaataaccCAATATCCATATAATtcttttgacaaataaaaatcttaaattaaaaagcacgattctctccctctccccatcccctttatTCCAATTTCAGGTAGCTTGGCACTGAGTAATTGAACATTAAAAAATCGAGTTTGTAGACTTCGTAAAGCTGCGTCTGGTGCTCCGAGCTGATGTTCTGGAAGAATTCTGTGGTCATTTCATCAGTAGTTCTCGTAGACTTTGCATAGGTGGGGAACTTCAGGTAGCTGCCCACTCCTGCCAGCTGCAGCACGTAGTTAGAATCCTCTTCCAGTGTCTCGTACTTGCCCACGAGGTCGTAGTGGATGTGGCAGGGGTGGCAGAGGGAGTACACGGTTTGCCAGTGCTCGTTGAACGGCTCCTCCCGCTGGGTGTGCGGGTCGATGAGATAGGCCACGAACTCCTCGAACTTGACATCGTCCCCTTTGCGCAGGGACTCCTGGGTGGCGTTCTTCCGCTGGCGTTTGATGATCTTGGTGCCGTACCGCTTGTGGAAGGAGGTGTTGTACTTCTGGGTGAACTTGTTGCGGTAGGCAGACACCAGCCTCTCGAAGGGCTCCCGGACAAACAGGAACTTCATGTAGCTTTTCAAGCGGTGGTTGATTTCCGGGATGCTGTACTGGTTCAGGGTCTTCAGGTTGGCCGACACGTGGGCCTCGTTTGCTGGGATCTCCATGGGGTCATTGTACTTGCCCCGGCCCGTCAAGACCATCATGAGCCGCTTCCAGTTGGTACACGCCACCTTGGGCACGTAGCAGTAGATGAGCTCATGGTCCTCGTCCACCACCAAGTGTTTCAGGTCATTGGGGGTCAGCACCCGCCGCTTGCGGCTCATGGCATTGTTGGCTCGGCACGTGTCTGTCACCTGGTCCCGCCTCATCTGGTGCAGGACAGCGGTGTTTGAGAGCTCCAGCTGCAGAGGGGACACAAGAGGAACAGGAACTCAGGACGTGTCTAGAGCATTTGCACTTGACACAAGTGGATCACCGATCCATCCATTTGAACATGTAACCAGACCTCACGATG is a genomic window containing:
- the CHST11 gene encoding carbohydrate sulfotransferase 11 isoform X1 gives rise to the protein MKPALLEVMRMNRICRMVLATCLGSFILVIFYFQSMLHPVMRRNPFGVDICCRKGSRSPLQELYNPIQLELSNTAVLHQMRRDQVTDTCRANNAMSRKRRVLTPNDLKHLVVDEDHELIYCYVPKVACTNWKRLMMVLTGRGKYNDPMEIPANEAHVSANLKTLNQYSIPEINHRLKSYMKFLFVREPFERLVSAYRNKFTQKYNTSFHKRYGTKIIKRQRKNATQESLRKGDDVKFEEFVAYLIDPHTQREEPFNEHWQTVYSLCHPCHIHYDLVGKYETLEEDSNYVLQLAGVGSYLKFPTYAKSTRTTDEMTTEFFQNISSEHQTQLYEVYKLDFLMFNYSVPSYLKLE
- the CHST11 gene encoding carbohydrate sulfotransferase 11 isoform X2 is translated as MKPALLEVMRMNRICRMVLATCLGSFILVIFYFQIMRRNPFGVDICCRKGSRSPLQELYNPIQLELSNTAVLHQMRRDQVTDTCRANNAMSRKRRVLTPNDLKHLVVDEDHELIYCYVPKVACTNWKRLMMVLTGRGKYNDPMEIPANEAHVSANLKTLNQYSIPEINHRLKSYMKFLFVREPFERLVSAYRNKFTQKYNTSFHKRYGTKIIKRQRKNATQESLRKGDDVKFEEFVAYLIDPHTQREEPFNEHWQTVYSLCHPCHIHYDLVGKYETLEEDSNYVLQLAGVGSYLKFPTYAKSTRTTDEMTTEFFQNISSEHQTQLYEVYKLDFLMFNYSVPSYLKLE